From the genome of Rhizobacter sp. AJA081-3:
AAGAAGATCGACCAGCCCGCGCTCGCCGCGGGCCTGCGCACCGATGGCCTGGGCACGCTGATCGGCGGCCTGTTCAACACCTTCCCGTACACCAGCTTCTCGCAGAACGTCGGCCTGGTCAGCGTCACGGGCGTGAAGAGCCGCTGGGTGTGCGTGGCCGGGGGCATCATCATGATCGTGCTGGGCATGCTGCCGAAGATGGCCGCCTTCGTCGAATCGATCCCGCAGTTCGTGCTCGGCGGTGCGGGGCTGGTGATGTTCGGCATGGTCGCGGCCACCGGCATCCGCATCCTCTCGACGGTGGACTACAAGGGCAACCGCCACAACCTGTACATCGTCGCGCTGTCGATCGGCTTCGGCCTGATCCCGCTGGTGGCGCCGCGCTGGACGCAGCAGATGGCGCATGGCCTGCACCCGCTGCTGGAGTCGGGCATCCTGCTGACTGCGGTGGCGGCGGTGGTGCTGAACGTGTTCTTCAATGGCGCGAAGGAAGACACGGCAGGCGCCATCGAAGCGGCCAAGACCGCCGAGGCGCACTGAGCCTGATGGCAACGCTGCTGATCCGCCATGCCGCGCTGCTCGTCACCATGGACGACGCGCGGCGCGAGATCGCCGACGGCAGCCTGTTCGCGCGCGATGGCGTGATCGAGGCCGTGGGGCCGAGCGGTGCGCTGCCCACCACGGCCGACGAGGTGATCGATGCGCGCGGCCAGATCGTCATCCCGGGGCTGGTGAACACGCATCACCACATGTATCAGACGCTGACGCGGGTGATCCGCCCGGCGCAGGACTGCGAGCTGTTCGAGTGGCTGCGCACGCTGTACCCGATCTGGTCGGGGCTGACCCCGGAAATGGCGTTCGTGTCCACGCAGACGGCGATGGCCGAGCTGCTGCTGTCGGGCTGCACGACGAGCAGCGATCACCTCTACATCTACCCCAACGGCGTGCGGCTGGACGACAGCCTCGAGGCCGCCGCCGAGATCGGCATGCGCTTCCATGCGGCGCGTGGCTCGATGAGCGTGGGCCAGTCGCAGGGCGGCCTGCCGCCGGACCGCGTGGTGGAGCGCGAAGCCGACATCCTGGCCGACACGCAGCGCGTGATCGAGCGCTGGCACGACCCGAAGCGCTACGCGATGCAGCGCATCGTGGTGGCGCCGTGCTCACCGTTCTCGGTCAGCCGCGAGCTGATGCGCGATGCGGCGCTGCTGGCGCGCGAGCATGGCGTGTCGCTGCACACGCACCTGGCCGAGAACGACAACGACATCGCCTACACGCGCGAGAAGTTCGGCTGCACGCCGGCCGAATACGCCGAGCAGCTCGGCTGGCTGGGCCGCGACGTCTGGCATGCGCACTGCGTCAAGCTCGACGAGGCCGGCATCGCCATGTTCGCGCGCACGGGCACCGGCGTCGCGCATTGCCCGGGCTCGAACATGCGGCTGGCTTCGGGCATCGCGCCGATCCGCGCCTTGCGCGATGCCGGCGTGCCGGTGTCGATCGCGGTGGACGGCTCGGCATCGAACGACAGTGGCCACATGCTCGGCGAGGCGCGGCTGGCGCTGCTGCTGCAGCGTGTGGCGCACGGCCCGGTCAGCGGCCCTTCGGCCATGACGGCGCGCGAGGTGCTCGAGATCGCCACGCGCGGTGGTGCGCAGGTGCTTGGCCGCGACGACATCGGTGTGCTCGCGCCGGGCATGGCGGCCGACCTCGCGACCGTCAGGCTCGACGAGATCGGCATGGCGGGTGCGTTGCACGACCCGCTCGCCGCACTGTTCTTCTGCCACGTGCCGCGCGTCGCCCACAGCATCGTCAACGGCCGCGTCGTCGTGCGTGACGGGCAACTCGCCACGCTCGACCTGCCTCGCCTGATCGAGCGGCACAACGCGCTGGCGGCGCGGTTGGCCGGTCACTGAGACGGGACTGCGTCAAGAATCAAGGCGGTGACACGTTCGCAGTGATTGGTTGCGGCCCTTGAGCGACATTCACGAGTGACCGCTTCATTCGGCGCGCGAGCAGACGGTTCGGGTACGCGCTCTCCGGCCCACGCTCGCGGGCGACCACCGAGGGACGCAGCGCGCTGCCTCGTCAACACCGCCTGCGGCCTGCTCCCGCCAGGGCGACCGCGAATGGGGCCTGCGATCGCACACCCGAACCACCTGCCCCACAAGCACCGAGGACTTCGTGACGGCAGGCCACCGCGGATGCCGGCAGGGCACCGCCGTCGCTCTGCGACCATGCCCGTCGCACGCAAGGCAGACCCACGAAGACCGCAACGGGCCGCGAGCCGCCGGCCGCTCGCGCCGGGCCCGTGGCTTCGAGCGCGAGTCGCGACGAAGCTCAGCGCAAGCGCCACAACTGCGCAAGCAGTTGCTTGCGGTCGACGCCGGCGCCCGCCGCATCGGCCAGCGCGCAGAAGAAGGCCTCGCGCGTCGTCGCCGTCGTCGCCGCGCGGCGCGCCAGCACGGCGGCGATCGGGCCGATCTGCTCGGCCAGCACGCGCTGTGCCTGCTCGACCAGCTCGGTCTTCATCGGCGTCGTGCCGAGCACCGGCAAGGGGCCACTGGGCACCGGCAGGGCGGCGGCTTCCGGGGCGGGGCCCAGTGCCCGCGCCCGGGAGATGAAGACGGGCCGCTCGTCGGGCTCCACCACTTCTGCAGCCAGCCAGGCGATCAGCCCGGGCAGATCGTGGTTCCGGCGCGCTCCGTCGCGCACGACGATGCGTGTCATCGGCCCGAGTTGCGGCAGCAGCAGGGCCTCGATGGCGCGCAGGGTGCCTGCGTCCCATTCTGGCAGGCTCGGCGAAACCGGCACGAACGGCGCCGCAGGCGCCCGCGGCTGCGGGGTGGATGGCATCGGCCTGCTGCCTTGCGCCGGCGCCGCCATCGGGCGCGGCATCACCTGCGTGGCTTCGATGCGGCCGAAGCGCAGTCGACGCATCGTCTCGGCGCAGACACTCGGCGCGATCGGCCGTTCGGCGGCAGCGCACAGCGCGGCGCGCATCTGCGCGGCGTCGGCATAACGTTCGTCGGCGCGCTTGGCCATGGCGCGTGCCACCACGGCGTCGAAGTGCGAGGGCACGCCCGGCTGCACCTCCAGCGTCGACGGCGCCGCGGGCTCGACATGAAGCACCTGGTACATCACCGAGCTCGCGGTGCCGCGGAACGGCGCCCGCCCGGTGAGCAGCTCGTACATCAGCACGCCGCACGAGAACAGGTCGACGCGGCGATCGGGCGCTTCGTCGGTGTAACGCTCGGGCGCCATGTAGCCGGGCGAGCCGAGTACGGTGGTGCGGTGGGTGCGGTCGGCCGAGTCGATGCGCGCGATGCCGAAGTCGGTCACCTTCAGCCGGCCTTCGGGCGTGAGCAGCAGGTTGGCGGGCTTGATGTCGCGGTGCCACACGCCCTGCTCGTGCGCGCAGGCGAGCGCGTCGAGCAGCTGCAGCATGACGCTCAGAGCATCGTCCAGCGGCAACCGGTCACCGCGCGAGACCAGCTCCTGCAGCGAGGTGCCGTCCACGTACTCCATCGCGATGTAGTGCTGGTCGGGCGTCTCGCCGTACTCGTACACCGAGACGATGTTCGGGTGCGACAGCCGGCCGGCGGCCTGCGCCTCGGTGCGGAATCGCGCGGTGGCCGAGATGTCCTGCGCGTCGGGTGCGAGCAGCGGGGCGCGGATCGCCTTGATCGCCACGGCACGGTGGATGTCGGGGTCGATCGCCTTGTAGACCACGCCCATGGCGCCCTCGCCGAGCAGGTGCGAGACGAGGTACTTGCCCAGCCGCTGCGGCAGCGGATGGCCGGTATCGATTCCGGCCAGACCGAGCGGGCGGGCACTCATGACGGCGCCCCTTCGAGCATCTTCATCGCCTGCACCAGGCTCTTGCGCATGCGGCTGAACGAGGTGGCCAGTCGGCCGATCTCGTCGCGTGCGCCGAGCGCGAAGGAGGGCGCGCCGAGCTCACCCAGGCTCACGCGATCGGCCAGGCGCGACAGTCGCGTCACCGGGCGGATCACCAGCCACCACAGCATCAGGTTCAGGGCCACGGCGATGACGACGAACACCGCCGACAGCATGCCCATGAACAGCGCCCAGGCCTGCTGGGCCCGCGCCATCGGGATGGCCATCGGCACCGACACCATCTGCGCGCCGA
Proteins encoded in this window:
- a CDS encoding protein kinase → MSARPLGLAGIDTGHPLPQRLGKYLVSHLLGEGAMGVVYKAIDPDIHRAVAIKAIRAPLLAPDAQDISATARFRTEAQAAGRLSHPNIVSVYEYGETPDQHYIAMEYVDGTSLQELVSRGDRLPLDDALSVMLQLLDALACAHEQGVWHRDIKPANLLLTPEGRLKVTDFGIARIDSADRTHRTTVLGSPGYMAPERYTDEAPDRRVDLFSCGVLMYELLTGRAPFRGTASSVMYQVLHVEPAAPSTLEVQPGVPSHFDAVVARAMAKRADERYADAAQMRAALCAAAERPIAPSVCAETMRRLRFGRIEATQVMPRPMAAPAQGSRPMPSTPQPRAPAAPFVPVSPSLPEWDAGTLRAIEALLLPQLGPMTRIVVRDGARRNHDLPGLIAWLAAEVVEPDERPVFISRARALGPAPEAAALPVPSGPLPVLGTTPMKTELVEQAQRVLAEQIGPIAAVLARRAATTATTREAFFCALADAAGAGVDRKQLLAQLWRLR
- a CDS encoding 8-oxoguanine deaminase, giving the protein MATLLIRHAALLVTMDDARREIADGSLFARDGVIEAVGPSGALPTTADEVIDARGQIVIPGLVNTHHHMYQTLTRVIRPAQDCELFEWLRTLYPIWSGLTPEMAFVSTQTAMAELLLSGCTTSSDHLYIYPNGVRLDDSLEAAAEIGMRFHAARGSMSVGQSQGGLPPDRVVEREADILADTQRVIERWHDPKRYAMQRIVVAPCSPFSVSRELMRDAALLAREHGVSLHTHLAENDNDIAYTREKFGCTPAEYAEQLGWLGRDVWHAHCVKLDEAGIAMFARTGTGVAHCPGSNMRLASGIAPIRALRDAGVPVSIAVDGSASNDSGHMLGEARLALLLQRVAHGPVSGPSAMTAREVLEIATRGGAQVLGRDDIGVLAPGMAADLATVRLDEIGMAGALHDPLAALFFCHVPRVAHSIVNGRVVVRDGQLATLDLPRLIERHNALAARLAGH